Below is a genomic region from Streptobacillus felis.
AATACTGCCTTAAATAAAGCTCAGAGTAAACCAACTATAATTATGTTAGCAGGTTTACAAGGGGCAGGTAAAACTACCTTTGCAGGTAAATTATCAAAATTACTAAAAAAAGAAAAAGCAAAACCATTTTTAATAGGAGCTGACGTATATAGACCTGCAGCTAAAAAACAATTAATGGTACTTGCAAATCAAATAGGAGTTCCTTTCTATACTATAGAAGATAGTCAAAATGTATTAGAAATAGTTGAAAATGGATTATTAGAAGCAAAAAAAGAATCAGCAGACTATGTATTAATAGATACTGCAGGTAGATTACATATAGATGAAAATCTTATGAAGGAATTACAGGATGTTAAAGCTAAAGTAAATCCAACAGAAATACTATTAGTAGTAGATGGTATGACAGGACAAGATGCTGTAAATGTTGCAAAGACATTTAATGATAGTTTAGATATTACAGGAGTAGTTGTAACTAAACTTGATGGAGATACACGTGGAGGAGCTGCTCTTTCTATTAAAGAAATATCAGGTAAACCTATTAAATATATTTCTGAAGGTGAAAAACTTGATGATATATCAGTTTTCCATCCTGAAAGACTTGCAAGTAGAATACTTGGTATGGGAGATGTAGTTTCTTTGGTTGAAAAAGCTAAAGACGCTATAGATGAAAAAGAAGCACGTGAAATGGAAGCAAAATTTAGAAAAAATCAATTTGATTTTGAAGACTTCCTAAAACAATTCAAAATGATTAAAAGAATGGGATCATTAGGTGGAATACTAAAAATGTTACCAGGTATGGGTGCCATAGGTGAAATAGACTTAAATGGTGCAGAAAAAGAAATGAAAAAAGTAGAAGCAATAATATATTCTATGACACTAGAGGAAAGAAGAAATCCTAACTTATTAAAAGTTGGAAGTAGAAAAGTTAGAATTGCTAAAGGATCTGGTACTGATGTAACACAGGTTAATAAATTACTTAAGCAATTTGAACAAATGAAACAAATGATGAAAATGTTTAATTCTGGTAACATACCAGGATTTGGGCAAATAGGTAGAAAAAGATAATTTGCCAAATTATTTAGGAGGAGTTATATATGTTCTTACAGAAATCAGATAGATTGGCTTTAGTCGATTCTAAAGGAAATAAAGTAAGTCATAGTAAATTGGTTGATAATGTTAAATATTTTTCAAAATTTGTAGTAAAAGATACAAAAAATATACAAAATTTTAATATTATAATGATGGAAAATAGAAAGGAATGGGTATATACTTTCTATGCAATTTGGGATAAAAAGAATATCCCATTAGTAATAGATTCAGAATCTAGTATAGATGAAATAATATATTTCATCAAAGATTCGGATGCAACCAGTATCTATGTTTCTAATAAAAGCTATGGTAAGGCTAAAGAAGCAATAGATATTTTGAATAAAGAGATGACAATAGTAAATATTGATAGTGTAGTTATAGATGAAAATAAACTAAATGAGCTCTCTAGGGATGATAGTATTTTAAAACATCCAGAAGGAGAAGAATTAGCTATAATGCTATATACTTCTGGTACTACAGGAAATCCTAAAGGAGTAATGTTAACTTTTAATAATATAGAAGCTCAGATAGAATCTATAAAATCATTAATGATAACAGAAGAAAATGAACAGGTACTGTGTGGACTACCTTTTCATCATATACTTCCATTAATGACTACCAACTTATTATTCATGCATTATAGCAATCAATTTTCTATGGTATTTATAGACAAGCTTTCAAGTCAAGATATTTTAAAAGCGTTAAAAGAAAATGATGTAACTATATTATCTATGGTTCCAAGGGTATATAAGATGTTTTATAGCTCAATAAAAAGTAAGATAGATTCTAAAGTTACAACAAAACACCTATTTAAACTAGTTCAAAGAGCCAATAATATTAGGTTTTCAAG
It encodes:
- the ffh gene encoding signal recognition particle protein, encoding MFKGLSDKLQETFKKLSGQSKITESNITEALREVRLALLEADVNYTVVKNFVSRIKEKAQGQEVIKGVNPRQQFIKIINDELVEVLGGQNTALNKAQSKPTIIMLAGLQGAGKTTFAGKLSKLLKKEKAKPFLIGADVYRPAAKKQLMVLANQIGVPFYTIEDSQNVLEIVENGLLEAKKESADYVLIDTAGRLHIDENLMKELQDVKAKVNPTEILLVVDGMTGQDAVNVAKTFNDSLDITGVVVTKLDGDTRGGAALSIKEISGKPIKYISEGEKLDDISVFHPERLASRILGMGDVVSLVEKAKDAIDEKEAREMEAKFRKNQFDFEDFLKQFKMIKRMGSLGGILKMLPGMGAIGEIDLNGAEKEMKKVEAIIYSMTLEERRNPNLLKVGSRKVRIAKGSGTDVTQVNKLLKQFEQMKQMMKMFNSGNIPGFGQIGRKR